From the genome of Canis lupus familiaris isolate Mischka breed German Shepherd chromosome 8, alternate assembly UU_Cfam_GSD_1.0, whole genome shotgun sequence, one region includes:
- the DHRS4 gene encoding dehydrogenase/reductase SDR family member 4 produces the protein MQKAGLSLACGARAWRSVRKASSGMARQDPLANKVALVTASTDGIGFAIARRLARDGAHVVVSSRKQHNVDRAVAALQGEGLSVTGTVCHVGKAEDRERLVATAVNLHGGIDILISNAAVNPFFGNLMDVTEEVWDKILDINVKATALMTKAVVPEMEKRGGGSVVIVASIGAYLPFPGLGPYNVSKTALLGLTKNLARELDQRNIRVNCLAPGLIKTSFSKVLWMDKAREESIKKVMQIRRMGKPDDCAGIVSFLCSEDASYITGETVVVGGGTPSHL, from the exons ATGCAGAAGGCCGGGCTGTCGCTGGCCTGCGGCGCCCGGGCGTGGAGGTCTGTGCGGAAGGCCAGCTCCGGGATGGCGCGCCAGGACCCGCTCGCCAATAAGGTGGCTCTAGTAACGGCCTCCACCGACGG GATCGGCTTCGCTATCGCCCGGCGCCTGGCCCGGGACGGGGCGCACGTGGTGGTCAGCAGCCGGAAGCAGCACAACGTGGACCGGGCGGTGGCAGCGCTGCAGGGCGAGGGGCTGAGCGTGACCGGCACCGTGTGCCACGTGGGGAAGGCCGAGGACCGGGAGCGGCTGGTGGCCACG GCTGTGAACCTTCATGGGGGCATTGACATCCTGATCTCCAATGCTGCAGTCAACCCTTTCTTTGGAAACCTAATGGATGTCACTGAGGAGGTGTGGGACAAG ATCCTGGACATTAACGTGAAGGCCACAGCCCTCATGACCAAGGCAGTGGTGCCAGAGATGGAGAAACGAGG aggtggctcagtggtgattGTGGCCTCCATAGGAGCCTACCTCCCGTTTCCT ggcctgggcccctACAATGTTAGTAAAACAGCATTGCTGGGCCTCACCAAGAACCTGGCCAGAGAGCTCGACCAAAGGAACATTAGAGTGAACTGCCTGGCACCAGGACTCATTAAGACTAGCTTCAGCAAAGTG CTTTGGATGGACAAGGCAAGGGAGGAGAGCATTAAAAAAGTCATGCAGATAAGAAG GATGGGCAAGCCAGATGACTGTGCAGGCATCGTGTCATTCCTGTGCTCTGAAGATGCCAGCTACATCACTGGGGAGACAGTGGTAGTGGGTGGAGGGACACCATCCCACCTCTGA